The DNA window AGGGGGGCCGGCGCTACCGGCGCCTGGACTTCACCAATCGCAAGATCGTCGTCACAGAGCGAGACTTTCGCTTCTACGTGAACCCCTACGACTACATCGATACCGGTCTTTTTTCCGACCACCGCAACACCCGCCAGATGGTCCGGGACGCGTCGGCAGGCAAGGATTTTCTCAACCTCTTCTGTTACACCGGCACCTTCTCGTGCTATGCGGCCAGGGGCGGGGCGCGCACCACGGTGTCGGTGGACCGGGCCGAAAGCGCCATCCAATGGACCCGCGAAAACATGGCCCTCAACGTTATCCCCGAAGCTGGCAACAGCCTGGTGCAGGCCCACGCGTCCGATTTTCTGAAAACCGCCTGGCGCCGGCAGCAGCGCTTCGATCTGGCGCTGGTGGACCCCCCGTCCTATTCCACCACCCGCGCACGGCGGGAGGATTTCGACATTCTGCGCGATCACCCCCTGCTGCTGGCCGCCGTTGTGGCGGTGATGCGCCCCGGCGGCACCATCTGGTTCTCCACCAATCACCAGGATTTCATCCCCGCCATGGACCGGCTGGCGGTCACCGCGGTGAGCGAGATCACCGCCGCCACCATCCCCGAAGACTACCGCAGCAAGCGCAAGACCATCCACCGCTGCTGGCGGATTAAGGTCTGAGGGGTATTGACGGGAACTTCCCCGCGCCCCCGGGCCGGCTGCTGCGGCCTTATGTTGGTAGCCGGCGGCCGCCGCGGTGGCCCGGGATTTTGCCAGATGCCGGGAATCGTGCTAAGGGGCTTTGAGCCCGACCGCATCAACCGGCGGTCATCAGCGATGCCCTGAATCAGAAGGAGCCAGGGATGGCAGCCGCTCCCCGCCGCCCAAAAAGTCCCCCGCGTCTGCGCAGGCTGGTCCGTCCGCTGGCCTGGCTGCTGGGGGGCTTGCTGCTGGTGACGATCCTCCAGGTGGCGGCCCTGCGCTTCGTCAACCCGCCGACCACGGTGAGCGTTCTTTGGGAGCACATTCGCCAGCGCATCAAGGCCAAACCCTACCGCCCGCCCGCCCGGGTCTGGCAGCCGATCGAAAAAATATCCCCGCACCTGCGCAGGGCCGTGCTGGCCGCCGAAGACCAGCGCTTCGTTGAGCACCACGGGTTCGATCTGGTTGAAATCCGCAAGGCGGCCAAAGACATCCTCTTCGAACAGCGGGTGCGGGGGGCCAGCACCATTTCCATGCAGACCGCCCGAACGGTCTACCTGCTGCCGGTGCGCAGCGTCCTGCGCAAGGCCCTGGAGGCCTACTACACCACCCTGATCGAACTTTTCTGGAACAAGCGCAGAATCCTGGAAATGTATCTCAACACCGTGGACTGGGGCCCGGGGGTGATGGGGGCCGAAGCGGCTTCCCAACGCTATTTCAAGATATCCGCGAGCCGTCTGAACCCCCGCCAGGCCGCTCTCCTGGTGGCGGTCCTGCCCAACCCGCACCGTCTGTCGCCCCTTCGGCCCGACAGCTACGTCCGGGAGCGGGCCCGGCGGATTCAGGCCCAAATGCACCTGATGCCGCTGTTGTAGGGCCACTTGCAGGATGTCGGCTCGGCTGCGCCTCAAGCCTTTCGCCGTAAAACGGCCTTCTGCTGGGCCTTTTTAGCCGCGTTTCTCTCTACGAAAATCGGCCGCCCGCTGAAGGGGTCCCTTCCCGTGCGGTACATCAGGGTGGACCAGGTGGAGGGGGTGGGGGTGAAGATCTGGACCTGCTCGGGCAGCAGGTGCAGCTTGCGGACCGCGAAGGTGCGCAGCTGGTGCATGTCCGCAAGGCTGCAGCCGGGGTGGGCGGCCATCAGGTAGTAGGTCAGAAAGGCCGGCAGGCGCTGCCGCCGCCGGAGGCGCTGAAACAGCTGGATGAACGCCTTCAGGCATTCCTGGCCGGGTTTGCCCATCAGCTCCAGGACCGGCGCGGCCACATGCTCGGGGGCGATTTTCAGCTGCCCGGAGACGTGGTGGCGCAGCAGCGTCTCCAGATAGCGGGCGCCGGCTTCGCGGTCCTGCAGGATCAGATCGTAGCGAATTCCGGAGGCCACAAAGACCTTGCGCACCCCGGGCAGCCGGCGCAGGGCCTCCAGCAGTCGGATCTGGCGGCCGTGGTGGACCGGCAGGTGACGGCAGGGTGCGGAGAAGAGGCAGCTCTTCTCGCGGCAGGCGCCCTGGTGCGTTTTGCGGCGGCACTCGAAACCGTACATGTTGGCCGTGGGGCCGCCCACATCGGCAATGATCCCCTTGAAGGCCGGGTGCCGCGCAAATCCGGCCGCCTCGCGCAGCAGGGAGTCCTCGCTGCGCGAGACGACGTGCCGGCCCTGGTGGACCGCGATGGCGCAGAAACGGCACTCGCCGTAGCAGCCGCGGTGGGAGGTGAGGGAGAAGCGGATGGTCTCGAGGGCCTTGACGGGGCCGTCTTTTCCGTAAAAGGGGTGGACGTCGCGGGCATACGGCAGCTCGTAGATCCGGTCGAGGGCCTCCGGGGAAGGGGGCGGCGGGGGCGGGTTCTGGACGAGGTAGCGGGTGTCCTGGCGCTGGTAGAGCCGGCGTGCGGTGAACGGGTCCGCGTTTGCGTAGAAGATGCGGAACATCGCGCTCAGCTGGTCGTCGTCTTGGGCCACCAGCGGGTGGGGCGGCAGTTCGATGTCCGGCCCCGGAAATTGGGGCATCGCTGCGGGGGGCTGGCGGCTGATGTAGCAGATGCCGCGAACGGTGCGGATGTCCTCTCCCCGGGCCAGTCGGGCGGCCAACTCCAGAACGGTCTGCTCGGCCATCCCGTAGACCAGCAGGTCGGCCTTGGCGTCGAAGAGGATCGCGCGCCGCACGCTGTTCGACCACCCGTCATAGTGCGCAATGCGCCGCAGGCTGGCCTCGATGCCCCCCAGGACAATCGGGCGGGTGGCTTTGAAAAACCGCCGGATGAGGTTGCTGTAGACGATCACGGCCCGGTCCGGACGCCGGTTGTTGACCCCGCCGGGGGTGAGGTCATCACTTTTGCGCCGCTTGCCGCCGGCGGTATAGTTGGCCACCAGGGAATCGACGCAGCCGCCGCTGACCCCCCAGAAAAGAGCCGGCTGACCCAGCCGGCCGATGTCGCGGGCGCTGTGGACGTCCGGCTGGGCGATGATCCCGACCCGGTAGCCGGCGGCGAGCAGCACCCGGCCGATGACGGCCACCCCGATGTGGGCCGAATCGGTATAGGTGTCCCCGGTCACCAGGATGACGTCCAGCTGCGACCAGCCCAGCCGGCGGACCTCCTGGGGGGTGGTGGGGATGAAGGCCGG is part of the Desulfobacteraceae bacterium genome and encodes:
- a CDS encoding class I SAM-dependent methyltransferase; this translates as MAEARRQAADPGVADRYRRQAAMLANKVVKRYRHLRKRFARENIEVFRLYDWDIPEIRAVVDWYGGHLVIGEYTRTQSTPEWLPLMGAAVAEALGVPREKLHLKERRAGFQGGRRYRRLDFTNRKIVVTERDFRFYVNPYDYIDTGLFSDHRNTRQMVRDASAGKDFLNLFCYTGTFSCYAARGGARTTVSVDRAESAIQWTRENMALNVIPEAGNSLVQAHASDFLKTAWRRQQRFDLALVDPPSYSTTRARREDFDILRDHPLLLAAVVAVMRPGGTIWFSTNHQDFIPAMDRLAVTAVSEITAATIPEDYRSKRKTIHRCWRIKV
- a CDS encoding YgiQ family radical SAM protein; its protein translation is MPQNAAISPGSPAFIPTTPQEVRRLGWSQLDVILVTGDTYTDSAHIGVAVIGRVLLAAGYRVGIIAQPDVHSARDIGRLGQPALFWGVSGGCVDSLVANYTAGGKRRKSDDLTPGGVNNRRPDRAVIVYSNLIRRFFKATRPIVLGGIEASLRRIAHYDGWSNSVRRAILFDAKADLLVYGMAEQTVLELAARLARGEDIRTVRGICYISRQPPAAMPQFPGPDIELPPHPLVAQDDDQLSAMFRIFYANADPFTARRLYQRQDTRYLVQNPPPPPPSPEALDRIYELPYARDVHPFYGKDGPVKALETIRFSLTSHRGCYGECRFCAIAVHQGRHVVSRSEDSLLREAAGFARHPAFKGIIADVGGPTANMYGFECRRKTHQGACREKSCLFSAPCRHLPVHHGRQIRLLEALRRLPGVRKVFVASGIRYDLILQDREAGARYLETLLRHHVSGQLKIAPEHVAAPVLELMGKPGQECLKAFIQLFQRLRRRQRLPAFLTYYLMAAHPGCSLADMHQLRTFAVRKLHLLPEQVQIFTPTPSTWSTLMYRTGRDPFSGRPIFVERNAAKKAQQKAVLRRKA
- the mtgA gene encoding monofunctional biosynthetic peptidoglycan transglycosylase: MAAAPRRPKSPPRLRRLVRPLAWLLGGLLLVTILQVAALRFVNPPTTVSVLWEHIRQRIKAKPYRPPARVWQPIEKISPHLRRAVLAAEDQRFVEHHGFDLVEIRKAAKDILFEQRVRGASTISMQTARTVYLLPVRSVLRKALEAYYTTLIELFWNKRRILEMYLNTVDWGPGVMGAEAASQRYFKISASRLNPRQAALLVAVLPNPHRLSPLRPDSYVRERARRIQAQMHLMPLL